A single region of the Anaerococcus urinomassiliensis genome encodes:
- a CDS encoding putative ABC transporter permease: MTKVYIIYFFIYAIVGWILEVSYNGIRAGKYINCGVLNGPWCPIYGFAAVSIILLLNMVDTENKIFLFFASMIIASIIELITGFILEKIFHKKWWDYSDKKFNIGGHICAEYSLLWGALCFILYEAIHPMIRSMVFAMPYKLVLGVNIVVAILFAIDTIASFNTIIGINKKFKQIERSSEKLGELTSEIGEKIADRGIETAEKTSEKRKEFDQRIAEFKAIFEKKSERRILKAFPNLIRDLDDRSYDFSDIKQKIKER, encoded by the coding sequence ATGACAAAAGTTTATATAATATATTTTTTCATCTACGCTATAGTAGGATGGATCTTGGAAGTCTCCTACAATGGCATCAGAGCTGGCAAATACATCAACTGTGGAGTTTTGAATGGTCCCTGGTGCCCAATCTATGGTTTTGCTGCCGTTTCCATAATATTGCTCTTAAACATGGTCGATACGGAGAATAAAATATTTCTATTTTTCGCATCGATGATAATCGCATCAATAATAGAGCTAATTACAGGATTTATCCTAGAAAAGATATTTCATAAGAAATGGTGGGACTATTCGGATAAGAAATTTAACATTGGTGGCCATATTTGTGCGGAGTATTCCTTACTATGGGGAGCCCTATGCTTTATCCTCTACGAAGCCATTCACCCAATGATTAGATCTATGGTCTTTGCTATGCCTTATAAGCTTGTACTTGGTGTAAATATAGTAGTTGCAATTCTATTTGCCATAGACACAATAGCAAGTTTTAACACAATTATAGGAATCAACAAGAAATTTAAGCAAATAGAAAGATCATCAGAAAAACTTGGTGAGCTTACTAGCGAAATTGGGGAGAAAATTGCTGATAGGGGCATAGAAACAGCAGAAAAAACAAGCGAAAAACGCAAAGAGTTCGACCAAAGAATTGCCGAGTTTAAAGCGATTTTTGAAAAGAAAAGCGAGAGAAGAATACTAAAGGCCTTCCCAAATCTAATCCGTGACTTGGATGATAGGTCTTATGATTTCTCTGACATAAAACAAAAAATAAAAGAAAGATAG
- a CDS encoding putative ABC transporter permease — MQYYISYFFIYAVIGWILEVSFHVISQGKFINRGFLNGPYCPIYGFGALAVVIILGDLGNSNKLYILFMSAIVASVLELITGIILEKIFHKRRWDYRSYKFNIGGYICAEFSLVWGAVCYILYEAIHPMIRKAINLLPIKAIITLNIIMGLIFVVDLIATIITLMGLSEKFKLIEDQSKDIRKVSDGIGQKVADRTFEALDRKKEIEKSKIGKEFDQRSAEFKEFFDRFGEKRILRAFPNLSEDLEEKWARIDIIKKKRHK; from the coding sequence ATGCAATATTACATAAGTTATTTTTTTATTTATGCAGTAATTGGATGGATATTGGAAGTTTCATTTCATGTAATAAGCCAAGGCAAATTTATTAATAGGGGCTTTCTAAATGGCCCATACTGCCCGATTTATGGCTTTGGAGCCTTGGCAGTGGTCATAATATTGGGAGATTTGGGCAATTCCAACAAGTTATACATACTTTTTATGTCAGCCATAGTTGCTAGTGTTTTGGAACTTATTACAGGAATTATTCTAGAGAAAATCTTCCACAAGAGACGGTGGGACTACAGGTCTTACAAGTTTAATATAGGCGGATATATTTGTGCTGAATTTTCTTTAGTATGGGGAGCAGTTTGTTATATACTCTATGAAGCTATCCATCCTATGATAAGAAAAGCTATCAATCTTTTACCAATCAAAGCTATAATAACTCTAAATATCATAATGGGACTAATATTTGTAGTGGATTTAATTGCAACCATTATTACCTTGATGGGCCTAAGCGAGAAATTTAAGCTAATTGAAGACCAATCAAAGGATATAAGAAAAGTCTCAGATGGTATTGGCCAAAAAGTTGCTGATAGGACCTTTGAGGCCTTAGATAGGAAAAAGGAAATTGAAAAATCTAAGATAGGCAAAGAATTTGACCAAAGAAGTGCTGAATTTAAAGAGTTTTTTGACAGATTTGGAGAAAAGAGAATCCTGCGCGCTTTCCCTAACCTATCAGAGGACCTGGAAGAGAAATGGGCAAGGATTGATATCATCAAAAAGAAAAGACACAAATGA
- a CDS encoding DUF4367 domain-containing protein, protein MKNTRYLKLVLILALATPLSACGNKAETTEEKPAQEASEEIKEAKEDGDLAVEPDPANEIDNKDSGEKGIYDLEFSYLPEGFGENFKDEKNDLLTVEYGAPKNPAQKITVQISNNEERMAELVNVPEDAEDITIGENTGKYWDDGSFNYIFIKNGQNEIYARSTLEKEEAVKVVEGIK, encoded by the coding sequence ATGAAGAATACGAGATATTTAAAATTAGTATTAATTTTAGCTTTAGCAACACCATTATCTGCTTGTGGTAATAAGGCAGAAACCACAGAAGAAAAACCAGCTCAAGAGGCAAGTGAAGAAATAAAAGAAGCTAAGGAAGATGGAGACCTAGCAGTAGAGCCGGACCCTGCAAATGAGATTGACAATAAGGATTCTGGAGAAAAAGGCATCTATGACTTAGAATTTTCATACCTACCAGAAGGTTTTGGTGAAAATTTCAAAGATGAAAAAAATGATTTGCTTACAGTTGAATATGGCGCTCCAAAAAATCCAGCCCAAAAAATCACCGTTCAAATCTCAAATAACGAAGAGAGAATGGCTGAACTTGTAAATGTTCCAGAAGATGCAGAAGATATCACAATTGGCGAAAACACTGGCAAATACTGGGATGATGGATCATTTAACTACATCTTTATTAAAAATGGCCAAAACGAGATTTACGCTAGATCTACTCTTGAAAAAGAGGAAGCTGTGAAAGTTGTTGAAGGTATAAAATAA
- a CDS encoding Crp/Fnr family transcriptional regulator yields MDLRQISMFKDLSAQDLKSIEERNIIEEKIYQKEDHIFRVGDVTGDAYYLIEGSILVYKIDSNGKRFIIKKIQKPGVFGEVYSYLKEGFDFSAQAEVPSKILVIHDFASIFSYGSKEFLKSYIDMLSRKCLELSRTNQITSQASLRQKVSKYLLLNQENSMVKVNLSREEWADILVTTRPSLSRELSNMVDDGLIEVENKTIKITNLSQMADLI; encoded by the coding sequence ATGGATTTAAGACAAATTTCTATGTTTAAAGATTTAAGTGCCCAAGATTTAAAATCAATAGAAGAAAGAAATATCATAGAAGAAAAGATATATCAAAAAGAAGACCATATTTTTAGAGTTGGGGATGTTACAGGAGATGCCTATTATCTTATAGAAGGTAGTATTTTGGTTTATAAAATTGATTCTAATGGCAAGAGATTTATAATAAAAAAGATTCAAAAGCCAGGAGTTTTTGGGGAAGTCTACTCATATCTCAAAGAAGGCTTTGACTTTTCTGCCCAAGCAGAAGTTCCTAGTAAAATACTTGTAATTCACGATTTTGCATCTATTTTTTCCTATGGATCAAAAGAATTTTTGAAATCGTATATAGATATGCTTTCAAGAAAATGTCTAGAATTATCAAGGACAAATCAAATCACTTCCCAAGCAAGTCTACGCCAAAAAGTAAGCAAGTACCTATTGCTAAATCAAGAAAACTCTATGGTAAAGGTAAATCTTTCTAGGGAAGAGTGGGCGGATATTCTAGTTACTACAAGGCCATCCCTTTCTCGTGAACTTTCAAATATGGTAGATGATGGCTTGATAGAAGTCGAAAACAAGACAATCAAGATTACAAATCTATCACAAATGGCTGATCTTATCTAG
- a CDS encoding radical SAM protein, producing the protein MEETLKDKTTKLAFSKSIDIALKKIKKDPVKGMEDITAIMDKYIMPKDAEENSAKHALDRIRGEFADPSSKWASFAEDIVNDIDDNVLKQFIMTVAYNAVYKGNSKRNKLQKGYNCNIPWTILFDPTSACNLACTGCWAAEYGHKNNLSYEEMQSIVRQGNEMGCYFFLLTGGEPLVRKKDIIKLANEFNDSAFHIFTNGTLIDDEFCEEVAKAGNISFALSVEGTEESTDFRRGDGVYSKVINAMETLKKHKLLYGVSVCYTSKNYLQVTSDEFIANMIDHGCKLAWFFHYMPVGNDADVSLLPSPDQRKYILKRIREIRSGSSPHKIYAIDFQNDGEFINGCIAGGKNYLHINSQGDMEPCVFIHYSDSNIRDNTILEALQAPLFMAYHDNQPFNDNMFKPCPMLENAGKLTKMVNETHAHSTDLISPEDPKDLEGKCAPYAKKWNKTADDIWEIRKEERKHL; encoded by the coding sequence ATGGAGGAAACATTAAAAGATAAAACAACTAAGCTAGCTTTTTCAAAATCTATTGATATAGCACTAAAGAAGATAAAAAAAGATCCAGTAAAAGGTATGGAAGATATCACTGCCATAATGGATAAGTATATAATGCCAAAGGATGCTGAAGAAAACAGTGCCAAGCACGCTCTTGACAGAATCAGAGGAGAATTTGCTGACCCATCATCAAAATGGGCTTCATTTGCAGAAGATATAGTAAATGACATTGACGACAATGTCCTAAAACAGTTTATAATGACAGTAGCCTACAACGCTGTCTATAAGGGTAACTCCAAGAGAAATAAATTGCAAAAAGGATACAATTGCAATATTCCTTGGACAATATTATTTGACCCTACCTCAGCTTGTAACCTAGCTTGTACTGGTTGCTGGGCTGCAGAATACGGCCACAAAAACAATCTTTCTTATGAAGAGATGCAAAGTATAGTAAGACAAGGCAATGAAATGGGTTGTTATTTCTTCTTACTAACAGGTGGAGAACCTCTAGTAAGAAAAAAAGATATAATCAAATTGGCCAATGAATTTAATGATTCTGCCTTTCATATCTTCACAAACGGCACACTAATTGACGATGAATTTTGCGAGGAAGTTGCTAAGGCTGGTAATATTTCCTTTGCCCTATCTGTAGAGGGAACAGAAGAATCTACCGACTTTAGAAGGGGTGATGGAGTTTATAGCAAGGTTATTAACGCTATGGAGACTCTTAAAAAACACAAACTTCTCTACGGTGTTTCTGTTTGCTACACATCAAAGAACTACTTACAGGTTACTTCAGATGAATTTATAGCAAATATGATAGATCATGGTTGTAAACTGGCTTGGTTTTTCCATTACATGCCTGTTGGCAATGATGCTGATGTATCACTTTTACCAAGCCCAGACCAAAGAAAATATATATTAAAGAGAATTAGAGAGATTAGATCTGGATCTAGTCCTCACAAAATTTATGCCATAGATTTCCAAAATGATGGTGAATTTATAAACGGTTGTATAGCCGGTGGCAAAAACTACCTACACATTAATTCTCAAGGGGATATGGAGCCTTGCGTATTTATCCACTATTCAGATTCAAATATTAGGGATAATACTATCCTAGAAGCTTTGCAAGCTCCACTATTTATGGCCTACCATGATAATCAACCATTTAATGACAATATGTTTAAGCCATGTCCAATGCTTGAAAATGCAGGAAAACTTACAAAAATGGTCAATGAGACACATGCACACTCTACTGATTTGATATCTCCAGAAGATCCAAAAGATCTAGAAGGTAAATGTGCACCATATGCAAAAAAATGGAACAAAACAGCAGATGATATTTGGGAAATAAGAAAAGAAGAAAGAAAACATCTTTAA
- a CDS encoding dicarboxylate/amino acid:cation symporter — protein MSKKKIFDSLIFKLILGIILGIIVGNISNESVIVIINTIKAVLGQLIFYAVPIIILGFITPAIVSLSEEAGRVLTITLIICYISSVGAALFSLVVGRSVIPNLHIASELAEQKEIPESIFELSIDPLMPVMTALVTSVILGLGVVWSKSETWIKLLKETNNITLEVVNRIIIKILPLYIFTTFAELSYTGMINKQLPVFIKIIFIVIIMHYIWLALLYLIGGAISKTNPMEVLKNYGPAYLTALGTMSSAATLSVALKSASKAKTLDSKIRDFVIPLCSNTHLCGSVLTETFFVMVVSQILYGKLPELSSMILFVILLGIFAIGAPGVPGGTVMASLGLIISVLGFDDTGTALMLSIFALQDSFGTACNVTGDGAIALMVTGLLKRVPGRGNNPPYVYKEEAI, from the coding sequence ATGAGCAAGAAAAAAATATTTGATAGTTTAATATTTAAACTAATTCTTGGTATTATTTTAGGAATAATTGTTGGAAATATAAGTAACGAGTCAGTTATAGTCATAATAAATACTATAAAAGCTGTTTTGGGTCAATTGATATTTTATGCAGTGCCAATCATTATCTTGGGCTTCATAACACCGGCTATTGTATCACTAAGTGAGGAAGCAGGAAGAGTGTTAACTATAACCCTAATCATTTGCTACATATCATCAGTTGGAGCTGCCCTATTCTCACTTGTAGTTGGAAGATCAGTGATTCCAAACCTACATATAGCATCGGAATTAGCCGAGCAAAAGGAAATTCCAGAATCAATCTTTGAACTTAGCATAGATCCACTAATGCCAGTAATGACAGCCCTAGTAACATCAGTTATCTTAGGACTTGGAGTAGTTTGGTCAAAGTCAGAAACTTGGATTAAGTTGTTAAAAGAAACTAATAACATTACTTTGGAAGTTGTAAATAGGATTATTATCAAAATCTTGCCACTATACATATTTACAACCTTTGCCGAACTTTCATATACAGGGATGATAAATAAGCAATTACCAGTTTTTATCAAGATAATATTTATAGTAATCATTATGCACTACATATGGCTTGCCTTGCTATATCTAATTGGTGGAGCTATATCAAAAACAAATCCAATGGAAGTACTCAAAAACTACGGACCGGCATATTTAACAGCCCTTGGTACCATGTCTTCAGCAGCAACCCTATCAGTTGCACTAAAGTCAGCCTCAAAGGCCAAGACCCTAGATTCTAAGATTAGAGACTTTGTCATACCACTTTGCTCAAACACCCACCTATGTGGATCAGTGCTTACAGAAACATTCTTTGTAATGGTCGTATCACAAATTCTATATGGCAAACTTCCAGAATTAAGTTCTATGATACTATTTGTTATTCTTTTGGGAATATTTGCTATAGGCGCACCTGGTGTACCAGGTGGTACAGTTATGGCTTCCCTTGGACTTATTATTTCTGTCCTTGGCTTTGATGATACAGGAACAGCTCTTATGCTTTCAATATTTGCTCTCCAAGACTCCTTTGGTACAGCTTGCAACGTCACAGGAGATGGAGCAATAGCCCTTATGGTTACAGGTTTGTTAAAGAGAGTCCCAGGCAGGGGAAACAACCCTCCTTATGTATACAAAGAAGAAGCTATCTAA
- a CDS encoding L-cysteine desulfidase family protein — protein MDKNLINKELINIVKEDSTKAVGCTEPVAVAYAANVGSEYIDKSNVEKIEVLCSKNIFKNGKAVKIPNTGDHGLDLAASLGVFTEKTTSPLLVFSKLSDGNIKRAKDFVKDGKVTVNYIDDVPDVYVELTIFAGEDNAKVVLSHSHSNIVKIIKNEEVIYDNPVDDGKGDKVSIKDMSFEELGQIVRDMDYDDISFVLEGVEVNLNAANEGLEGYGLKLGKKLKELKDAKILPDNFVTDTRILTAAAADMRMGGGALPIMTSGGSGNQGVGVVLPIYIVAKRENLDDESLARGLFFAHIINRYVKEYSGKLSGLCGCAIGAAIGASAGIAFMLGGSEEEIEGACTNVFANLTGIVCDGAKESCSMKLSTSAEESVIAAYLALNGVVTDANVGIVGDSIEETIINIGKLSHLGFSQTDKVMLDIIDK, from the coding sequence ATGGATAAAAATTTGATAAATAAAGAACTTATCAATATTGTAAAAGAGGACTCGACTAAGGCAGTGGGATGCACTGAACCCGTTGCAGTTGCCTATGCGGCTAATGTTGGCTCAGAATATATTGATAAGTCAAATGTGGAAAAGATAGAAGTGCTTTGTAGCAAGAATATCTTTAAAAATGGCAAAGCTGTCAAAATCCCAAACACTGGAGATCATGGTTTGGATTTAGCAGCAAGCCTTGGTGTTTTTACAGAGAAGACAACTAGTCCACTTTTAGTTTTTTCAAAGCTAAGTGATGGTAATATAAAAAGAGCCAAAGACTTTGTCAAAGATGGGAAGGTCACAGTAAACTACATTGACGATGTTCCTGATGTTTATGTAGAACTTACAATATTTGCAGGAGAAGATAATGCTAAGGTGGTTCTATCCCATTCCCATTCAAACATTGTAAAAATCATCAAAAATGAGGAAGTCATATATGATAATCCAGTTGATGATGGCAAAGGAGATAAAGTTTCTATCAAAGATATGTCCTTTGAAGAGCTTGGACAAATTGTAAGGGACATGGACTATGATGATATTTCTTTTGTCCTAGAAGGAGTTGAGGTCAATCTCAATGCGGCCAATGAGGGCTTAGAGGGCTATGGTCTAAAACTTGGCAAGAAACTAAAAGAGCTAAAGGATGCCAAAATTTTGCCAGATAATTTTGTTACTGATACTAGAATACTCACTGCAGCTGCGGCTGATATGAGAATGGGCGGCGGAGCCCTTCCTATAATGACATCCGGTGGTTCTGGTAACCAAGGAGTGGGGGTAGTCTTACCTATATACATAGTTGCAAAAAGAGAAAATCTGGATGATGAAAGTCTTGCAAGAGGACTATTTTTTGCACATATTATTAACCGTTATGTTAAGGAATATTCTGGCAAACTCTCAGGCCTTTGTGGTTGTGCTATAGGAGCGGCAATAGGTGCTAGTGCAGGAATTGCTTTTATGTTAGGTGGTAGCGAAGAAGAGATAGAGGGTGCTTGTACAAATGTCTTTGCTAATCTCACAGGCATAGTCTGTGATGGGGCCAAAGAGTCTTGCTCGATGAAGCTATCAACTAGTGCAGAAGAATCTGTCATAGCAGCCTATCTTGCCCTAAATGGAGTAGTGACTGATGCGAATGTAGGCATAGTGGGTGATAGTATAGAAGAAACCATTATAAATATAGGTAAGTTATCCCACCTAGGTTTCTCCCAAACTGATAAAGTGATGCTAGATATAATAGATAAATAA